In one Nicotiana sylvestris chromosome 8, ASM39365v2, whole genome shotgun sequence genomic region, the following are encoded:
- the LOC104231345 gene encoding uncharacterized protein: MASGSSGRPSNSSGSKGFDFGSDDILCSYEDFPHHDPSNGSHSDPSAANNSAKEFHKSRMTRSSMFPTSTYSPPEESSFNQDMICTVDKTMKKYADNIMRFLEGISSRLSQLELYCYNLDKSIGEMRADLVRDHGEADSKLKALEKHVQEVHRSVQILRDKQELAETQKELAKLQLAQKEPATPSNSQQNEDRNAQPVSDSQKSENSPDMHGQQLALALPHQVAPQGSITSQPVEQPQQPPPPPIPSQSMTQSQGYYLPPPQMSNPPAPTYLSQGQYLPSDSQYRTSQMQDMSRVPPLPAAPQGNQTPQMQSMPQYQQQWAQQVPQQVQPQQLPTVHQQARPSSPAVYPSYQPSQPNPSPEAVHNSMPMQVSFSAIPQPAASRPEAMPYGYDRSGRPLQSQPLSQHLKPSFGAPGDSYAASGPHPSLSAGNAYLMYDSEGTRGHPSQPPNFPQSGYPPSSFAPQNPQSTPSPNIMVRPPQLVRTHPYNELIEKMVSMGYRGDHVVNVIQRLEESGQTVDFNAVLDRLNGHSSGASQRGW; the protein is encoded by the exons ATGGCATCTGGATCATCAGGTAGACCAAGTAATTCATCGGGCTCAAAGGGTTTTGATTTTGGGTCCGATGATATTCTCTGTTCCTATGAAGATTTTCCCCATCACGACCCCTCTAATGGCTCCCACTCTGATCCTTCCGCTGCTAACAATTCTGCTAAG GAGTTCCACAAAAGCAGAATGACAAGATCATCAATGTTTCCCACTTCGACGTATAGTCCACCAGAAGAATCTTCCTTCAATCAAGACATGATATGTACTGTTGACAAGACCATGAAAAAATATGCAGACAATATCATGCGATTTCTAGAAGGAATCAGTTCACGCTTGTCACAATTGGAATTATACTGTTACAATCTTGACAAGTCCATTGGTGAAATGCGTGCTGATTTAGTTCGGGATCATGGGGAGGCAGATTCAAAATTGAAGGCGCTTGAGAAGCATGTTCAAGAG GTCCACAGGTCTGTACAAATTCTGAGAGATAAGCAAGAACTCGCTGAAACTCAGAAGGAGCTGGCTAAGCTTCAGCTTGCGCAGAAAGAACCAGCTACACCCAGCAATTCTCAGCAGAATGAAGACAGAAATGCTCAACCTGTGTCTGATTCCCAAAAAAGTGAGAACTCACCTGACATGCACGGGCAGCAACTCGCACTTGCTCTACCCCATCAAGTAGCACCCCAGGGTTCTATTACTAGCCAACCCGTGGAGCAACCACAACAGCCACCTCCCCCACCAATTCCATCTCAAAGTATGACGCAGTCGCAAGGCTACTATTTACCCCCACCACAGATGTCAAATCCACCAGCTCCAACTTACTTGTCCCAAGGTCAATATCTGCCCTCTGACTCCCAGTATCGAACTTCTCAAATGCAAGATATGTCTAGGGTACCACCACTGCCAGCAGCACCTCAGGGGAATCAGACTCCACAGATGCAGTCAATGCCGCAATATCAGCAGCAATGGGCGCAACAGGTACCCCAGCAGGTTCAACCGCAGCAGCTTCCAACCGTGCACCAGCAAGCTAGACCCTCATCTCCTGCTGTTTATCCCTCTTATCAACCCAGTCAGCCAAATCCTTCTCCTGAGGCGGTCCACAATAGCATGCCAATGCAAGTGTCATTTTCTGCAATCCCTCAACCAGCTGCGAGCCGTCCAGAGGCGATGCCCTACGGGTATGATAGGTCTGGCAGGCCGCTTCAGTCACAGCCCCTGTCCCAGCATCTCAAGCCTTCGTTTGGTGCTCCAGGGGATAGCTATGCAGCTAGTGGGCCTCATCCATCCCTTTCTGCAGGAAATGCATATTTGATGTACGACAGTGAAGGCACAAGGGGACATCCATCACAACCACCTAATTTCCCACAAAGTGGTTATCCTCCCTCCAGCTTCGCTCCCCAGAACCCGCAGTCCACCCCCAGCCCCAATATTATGGTCCGTCCACCACAGTTGGTGCGTACTCATCCCTACAATGAATTAATTGAGAAAATGGTAAGCATGGGGTACAGGGGTGATCACGTGGTTAATGTGATTCAGAGGCTTGAGGAGAGTGGTCAAACGGTTGATTTCAATGCTGTGCTTGATAGGCTGAATGGACATTCTTCAGGCGCTTCTCAGAGAGGATGGTAG